A stretch of Chitinophaga caeni DNA encodes these proteins:
- a CDS encoding glycoside hydrolase family 2 protein, which yields MIRKFLALALIMAGTLPVLHAQDLQQGRVKQPFNGGWTFRKDPKLNPSDTSWQEVKIPHTYNNVDMQKGNDFYDGDAYYRNSYFLPEKNKDKRTFIRFEGVGAVATLYVNGRKVGEHKGAYAAFIFELTHLLKPGQKNDILVKTSNKARPDVIPINHRLFGVYGGIYRPVSIITTNKVNITATDYASPGIYIEQGDVDASKARIKVTAKLENKLVAPQNIKAVTAIKDMEGKVVSIQEKMVRVLPQGFTPVEMQFNMDHPHLWNGLDDPYLYGVTVSLYDGQHLLDEITQPLGVRDFKIVEGKGFYLNGRPYRLRGVCRHQEWWGYGSALSNEQHASDLAMIKEVGANSIRFAHYQQADYIYAKCDSIGFVTWAEIPFVNAVSGQEGENAKLQLTELIRQQYNHPSIYVWGMHNEVYSKTPDEFVPVMTRQLNDLAKTLDPHRYTVSTSGYGEMDRPSNLATDIQAMNQYHGWYGGKITDVGAWLDGIEQQYPTYKTVFSEYGAEANIDQHEYSDRLKGNPNADFYPEDYQTKYHRIHWGAIAQHPYLVASYLWNMFDFAVPSAHGGGVAARNMKGIVTFDRKVKKDAFYWYKANWNPAPMVYIAGRRIHEMKERQRDVNVFSNLESVTLYVNKRKVAPAKIGYTKADFIFENVKFRKGKNTIVAKGIKDGKLFEDEIIWIVK from the coding sequence ATGATCAGGAAATTCTTGGCGCTTGCCCTTATTATGGCGGGCACTTTGCCGGTTTTGCATGCGCAAGACTTGCAGCAGGGCAGGGTGAAACAGCCATTCAACGGGGGATGGACTTTTAGGAAAGATCCCAAGCTGAACCCTTCCGATACTTCTTGGCAGGAAGTAAAAATTCCACATACTTATAACAATGTGGACATGCAAAAGGGTAATGATTTTTATGATGGAGATGCTTATTACCGTAACAGCTATTTTTTACCGGAAAAAAATAAAGATAAGAGAACGTTTATCCGCTTTGAAGGTGTAGGCGCCGTTGCTACTCTTTATGTAAATGGTCGCAAAGTAGGGGAACACAAGGGCGCGTACGCTGCTTTTATCTTCGAACTGACACACCTGTTAAAACCCGGGCAAAAGAACGATATCCTGGTAAAAACTAGCAATAAAGCCAGGCCGGATGTAATCCCGATCAACCACAGGCTTTTCGGTGTTTACGGGGGGATTTACAGGCCGGTGAGCATAATTACTACCAACAAGGTCAATATTACGGCTACCGATTATGCTTCTCCCGGTATTTATATCGAGCAGGGAGATGTGGATGCCAGCAAAGCACGCATCAAGGTTACCGCCAAACTGGAGAATAAGCTTGTAGCACCGCAAAATATTAAAGCGGTTACGGCGATCAAGGATATGGAGGGTAAAGTGGTAAGCATCCAGGAAAAGATGGTGCGCGTTTTGCCGCAGGGATTTACCCCGGTGGAAATGCAATTCAATATGGATCATCCACACTTATGGAATGGCTTAGATGATCCTTACTTGTACGGGGTTACCGTCAGTTTATACGATGGGCAACATTTACTGGATGAAATAACACAACCCCTCGGTGTTCGCGATTTCAAAATCGTGGAAGGAAAGGGTTTTTACCTTAATGGCCGGCCTTACCGCTTACGGGGTGTATGTAGGCACCAGGAATGGTGGGGCTACGGTAGCGCTTTAAGCAATGAACAGCATGCGAGCGATTTGGCCATGATCAAGGAAGTAGGCGCAAATAGTATCCGCTTTGCACATTACCAGCAAGCCGATTATATCTATGCCAAATGCGACAGCATAGGGTTCGTCACCTGGGCCGAAATTCCTTTCGTAAATGCCGTTTCAGGTCAAGAAGGTGAAAATGCAAAATTGCAATTGACAGAATTGATCCGCCAACAATACAATCACCCGTCGATCTATGTTTGGGGTATGCATAATGAAGTGTATTCCAAAACACCCGACGAATTTGTTCCCGTGATGACCAGGCAATTAAATGATTTGGCGAAAACTTTAGACCCGCACCGTTACACGGTAAGTACCAGCGGCTACGGGGAAATGGATCGCCCTTCCAACCTGGCCACGGATATACAAGCGATGAACCAGTACCATGGTTGGTACGGCGGAAAGATTACCGACGTAGGCGCTTGGCTCGACGGGATTGAGCAGCAATACCCTACTTACAAGACCGTATTTTCTGAATATGGAGCCGAAGCCAATATCGACCAGCATGAGTATAGCGACCGTTTGAAAGGTAATCCCAATGCTGACTTTTATCCTGAAGATTACCAAACAAAATACCATAGAATACATTGGGGAGCGATTGCCCAACATCCTTACCTGGTTGCATCGTACCTATGGAATATGTTTGATTTTGCAGTTCCTTCTGCGCATGGGGGCGGGGTAGCAGCGAGAAATATGAAAGGGATCGTTACGTTCGATCGGAAAGTGAAGAAGGATGCATTTTATTGGTATAAAGCCAATTGGAACCCTGCGCCGATGGTTTACATCGCGGGTAGGAGAATTCATGAAATGAAGGAAAGGCAACGTGATGTAAATGTATTTTCCAACCTTGAATCGGTGACCCTTTACGTTAATAAACGGAAGGTAGCCCCTGCGAAAATAGGTTATACAAAGGCTGATTTCATCTTTGAAAACGTGAAATTTAGAAAAGGTAAAAAC
- a CDS encoding VOC family protein — MEVLRLDHWVLTVKDIERSIRFYHEILGMKPVSFAGGRIALEFGNQKINLHQAGHEVKPHAANPLPGSADMCFITTAQLEEVSTFLAHRGIEILEAGIVNRTGALGAIRSIYIRDPDQNLVEISNYVSL; from the coding sequence ATGGAAGTTTTGAGATTAGACCATTGGGTGTTGACGGTTAAGGATATAGAACGTAGTATCCGGTTTTACCATGAAATCCTCGGCATGAAACCGGTTAGTTTTGCAGGGGGAAGGATCGCGTTGGAATTCGGGAATCAAAAAATAAATTTACACCAAGCCGGGCATGAAGTTAAGCCTCATGCAGCGAACCCGCTGCCGGGCTCCGCGGATATGTGCTTTATTACAACGGCGCAGTTAGAAGAAGTTTCGACCTTCCTGGCACACCGGGGAATAGAAATATTGGAAGCAGGGATTGTTAACAGGACAGGCGCATTGGGCGCTATCCGTTCAATTTACATACGCGATCCGGATCAAAATCTAGTTGAAATCAGCAATTATGTAAGTTTATAA
- a CDS encoding DUF416 family protein, whose amino-acid sequence MDIQKINQLDLTRGLVFCYLVCKRLFPNYVYFSDHYGTGDPSKLEDSMQFIYREMLQDEFDEEKLDYLDRQVKLQVPNLRIHTHIYAELAYLAATAVRYTLGMIRERDKGYTVNAMVLAFDSISAFVNHRDHKKWDLYSIEEEELTVKESTLQDGIVDYLLLRDDIDLDDVDLLLQMQSYNRNGVLDSQLDLVPLEGGAL is encoded by the coding sequence ATGGACATTCAGAAAATTAATCAATTGGATCTAACGCGTGGACTGGTTTTTTGTTACTTGGTGTGCAAGCGTTTATTTCCGAATTACGTTTATTTTAGCGATCATTATGGAACGGGCGACCCGTCTAAATTAGAAGATAGCATGCAATTTATTTACCGGGAAATGTTGCAGGATGAATTTGATGAAGAAAAATTGGACTATCTCGATAGGCAAGTAAAATTGCAGGTTCCCAACTTGAGGATACATACGCATATTTATGCCGAATTAGCTTACCTGGCCGCTACCGCCGTGCGTTACACCCTCGGGATGATCCGGGAGAGGGACAAGGGCTATACCGTGAATGCCATGGTACTGGCATTCGATTCGATCTCCGCTTTTGTCAACCACCGCGACCATAAAAAATGGGATCTTTATTCGATCGAGGAGGAGGAACTTACCGTCAAGGAAAGTACCTTGCAAGACGGTATCGTGGATTACCTGTTGCTCAGGGATGATATTGATCTCGATGATGTAGACCTCCTGTTGCAGATGCAGAGTTATAACCGCAACGGCGTATTGGATTCCCAGTTGGATTTAGTACCCTTGGAAGGTGGAGCCTTATAA
- a CDS encoding acyl-CoA desaturase has protein sequence MNMQKQDRKSPNWLKQVDFLGIHLLPLLAFFTGATTFDWILCAVLYFTRMFFVTAGYHRYFSHRSFKTSRFFQFILAGGAQSSIQKGVLWWAANHRIHHKHSDTPEDPHSANVYGFWYAHIGWIMGPEFKPTRFELIKDFKQPELYWLNKYHFVPALVLAVAVYFTGNMVNGTGIFDWQAGLSTLLIGFFLSTVILYHGTFTINSLMHKIGKKRYRTGDESRNSVILALVTMGEGWHNNHHYYQSTAKQGFYWWEIDATYYIIRMLGALGIVWDIRDVSPKIKESNRLNQEAGVKAKLREMKVQEIEQSEKLSEVED, from the coding sequence ATGAATATGCAAAAGCAAGACAGGAAATCACCCAATTGGCTGAAGCAGGTAGACTTTTTAGGGATTCACTTGTTGCCATTATTAGCTTTTTTTACTGGGGCCACCACGTTTGATTGGATTCTGTGCGCCGTTTTATATTTTACGAGGATGTTTTTCGTGACAGCGGGTTACCATAGATATTTCTCTCACCGATCGTTCAAAACTTCACGTTTCTTCCAGTTTATATTAGCGGGGGGCGCCCAAAGTAGCATTCAAAAAGGGGTGCTTTGGTGGGCAGCTAACCACCGTATCCATCACAAGCATAGCGATACACCGGAAGATCCGCATTCGGCCAACGTTTACGGTTTTTGGTATGCACATATCGGTTGGATCATGGGCCCCGAGTTTAAGCCGACCCGTTTCGAACTGATCAAGGATTTCAAACAACCTGAATTATATTGGTTAAATAAATATCATTTCGTTCCGGCATTAGTTTTAGCCGTTGCGGTTTACTTTACGGGAAACATGGTGAATGGTACCGGGATCTTTGATTGGCAAGCTGGTTTATCAACCTTGCTGATCGGTTTCTTCTTAAGTACCGTTATCCTCTACCACGGCACGTTTACCATTAATTCACTGATGCATAAAATCGGTAAAAAACGCTACCGCACAGGCGATGAATCACGCAACAGCGTTATATTGGCGCTCGTGACGATGGGTGAAGGTTGGCATAATAATCACCACTACTATCAAAGTACTGCCAAACAAGGCTTTTACTGGTGGGAAATTGACGCTACTTATTATATCATCCGGATGCTGGGAGCCCTGGGTATTGTTTGGGACATACGGGACGTATCTCCTAAGATCAAGGAAAGCAACCGCTTAAACCAAGAAGCCGGCGTAAAGGCCAAACTTCGTGAAATGAAGGTGCAAGAGATTGAACAGAGCGAAAAACTTAGCGAAGTAGAAGATTAA
- a CDS encoding isoaspartyl peptidase/L-asparaginase family protein, with protein sequence MKQICRFIYPFFLLIFFFNTSMAQEKRYVMVIHGGAGTILKKNMTPEKEKAYKMVLKAALEAGYAKIQSGASSLDAVQAAINVMEDSPLFNAGKGAVFTHEGKNEMDASIMDGKTLKAGAVAGVTIIKNPVNAARAVMEQTAHVMLARDGAEAFAKAAGLEIVDPSYFYTDDRWKSLQKLLLRDSSKTQLDHSYEDRLNKFNIDEKFGTVGAVALDKEGNLAAATSTGGMTNKKFGRVGDSPLIGAGTYANNKTAAVSCTGWGEHYIRNVAAYDLSAMMEYKGLSVSEAGKEVIKKIAATGGDGGLIALSKEGQVAMPFNTAGMYRGTVTEDGKIQILIYGEGE encoded by the coding sequence ATGAAACAAATATGCCGCTTCATTTACCCGTTTTTTCTACTAATCTTCTTCTTTAATACTTCAATGGCACAGGAAAAGAGGTACGTGATGGTAATTCACGGTGGAGCCGGAACGATCCTGAAAAAGAATATGACACCGGAAAAGGAGAAAGCCTACAAGATGGTTCTGAAAGCCGCATTGGAAGCTGGTTATGCCAAAATCCAATCAGGCGCTTCCAGTTTAGATGCCGTGCAAGCTGCCATCAACGTTATGGAAGATAGTCCCTTGTTTAATGCTGGCAAAGGCGCCGTTTTTACGCATGAAGGGAAAAATGAAATGGATGCGTCGATCATGGATGGCAAAACCTTGAAAGCTGGCGCCGTTGCAGGGGTTACGATAATAAAGAACCCTGTAAATGCTGCTAGGGCCGTGATGGAACAAACGGCACATGTAATGCTGGCCCGCGATGGCGCCGAAGCATTCGCTAAGGCTGCCGGGTTAGAAATCGTTGATCCCTCTTATTTTTACACGGATGACAGGTGGAAGTCCCTCCAGAAATTGTTACTACGTGATAGCAGCAAAACACAGCTCGATCACAGTTACGAAGACCGGCTCAATAAGTTCAATATCGATGAAAAGTTCGGAACGGTTGGCGCTGTTGCACTTGATAAGGAGGGTAATCTTGCCGCCGCGACATCGACCGGGGGAATGACGAATAAAAAGTTCGGCAGGGTCGGAGATTCGCCGTTAATCGGCGCTGGAACTTATGCAAACAATAAAACAGCCGCGGTTTCTTGTACAGGCTGGGGTGAACATTATATCAGGAACGTGGCGGCTTATGATTTGTCCGCGATGATGGAATACAAGGGATTGTCTGTTTCGGAAGCCGGGAAAGAGGTGATTAAGAAAATAGCAGCTACCGGTGGTGACGGCGGTTTAATTGCCTTGTCTAAAGAGGGCCAAGTTGCGATGCCGTTCAATACTGCCGGGATGTACAGGGGTACTGTAACGGAAGATGGTAAGATCCAGATACTTATTTACGGGGAAGGGGAGTAA
- a CDS encoding DsbA family protein has product MANLTPAVSAKDHQQGNPNAAVTLVEYGDYQCPYCGEAYPVIKQLQQAFGDRLLFVFRNFPLSSAHQYAVAAAMAAETAAKQGAFWEMHDIIYENQAALSREVLFTFANEIGLDMQSFEDDLLDTRLAKQIEADFESGVRSGVNGTPTFFINGQRFDGDYDYESLSAAIQEIAG; this is encoded by the coding sequence ATGGCAAATCTTACCCCTGCCGTATCGGCGAAAGATCATCAACAAGGGAATCCTAATGCAGCCGTAACATTGGTTGAGTACGGTGATTACCAATGCCCATATTGTGGTGAAGCATACCCGGTCATCAAGCAGCTGCAACAGGCATTCGGTGATCGATTATTGTTCGTTTTTAGAAACTTTCCATTGTCGAGCGCCCATCAATACGCCGTTGCTGCGGCTATGGCGGCAGAAACGGCCGCTAAACAAGGTGCATTTTGGGAAATGCATGATATTATTTATGAAAATCAAGCCGCGCTGAGCCGCGAGGTGCTGTTTACTTTTGCTAATGAAATTGGTCTTGATATGCAAAGCTTTGAAGATGATTTGCTGGATACCAGGTTAGCCAAGCAAATAGAAGCTGATTTTGAAAGCGGTGTGCGTAGCGGTGTAAACGGGACGCCAACATTTTTCATCAATGGGCAACGTTTTGATGGAGATTATGATTACGAATCATTGTCGGCAGCCATACAGGAAATAGCCGGGTGA
- a CDS encoding redoxin domain-containing protein, whose product MLKKGDHAPDFTLYATPDQKIKLSELKGKNVILAFYPADWSPVCSDQMVLYNEMLKFFEKQDAVLLGISVDSKWCHMAFANQNKLHFTLLADFEPKGAVAKSFGVYDEEEGHAQRALFVLDKEGTVAWSYLSPVAINPGGDGILQALDELNK is encoded by the coding sequence ATGTTGAAGAAAGGTGATCACGCTCCCGATTTTACACTCTATGCAACGCCGGATCAAAAGATCAAATTATCGGAATTGAAAGGGAAGAATGTAATTTTGGCATTTTACCCTGCGGATTGGAGCCCTGTATGTAGCGACCAAATGGTTTTGTATAACGAGATGCTGAAATTCTTCGAAAAACAGGATGCTGTTTTACTCGGTATTTCTGTTGACAGTAAATGGTGCCATATGGCATTCGCAAACCAAAATAAATTGCATTTTACCCTATTAGCTGATTTTGAGCCGAAGGGCGCTGTCGCTAAATCATTCGGTGTATACGATGAGGAGGAAGGTCATGCTCAAAGGGCATTATTTGTATTGGATAAAGAGGGAACAGTGGCCTGGAGTTATTTATCGCCTGTGGCGATCAATCCCGGTGGCGACGGCATATTGCAAGCATTAGACGAACTCAACAAGTAA
- a CDS encoding trimeric intracellular cation channel family protein: MDHSITSRGIFELLNLVGTFAFAVSGVMKAIEKEYDLFGILVLAFVTAIGGGTIRDLLLGISPVAWLNDNRVIYTIFIATATSTVFFSLVSKVQRWLTFFDAIGLAIFTIIGINRGIEKEFNEMICITLGTLTGTFGGVIRDVLSGDKPLLFRKEIYALACIIGGSLYFFARKMGILTHISEVLCIVIIVTIRMLSVRYNISLPIVRQPQQK, translated from the coding sequence ATGGATCATAGTATCACTTCCAGGGGGATATTCGAATTATTGAACCTGGTTGGAACATTTGCTTTCGCAGTTTCGGGTGTAATGAAAGCAATTGAAAAGGAATACGATTTGTTCGGGATCTTGGTCCTGGCATTTGTTACGGCGATCGGTGGCGGCACGATTAGGGACCTGTTACTGGGTATCTCCCCGGTTGCTTGGCTCAATGATAACAGGGTGATTTATACGATTTTTATTGCTACGGCTACGAGTACCGTCTTTTTTTCACTTGTCAGTAAGGTACAGCGTTGGTTAACTTTTTTTGACGCGATAGGTTTAGCGATCTTCACGATTATAGGGATTAACAGGGGAATTGAGAAAGAATTTAACGAGATGATCTGCATCACCCTCGGCACATTAACCGGCACCTTCGGCGGTGTGATCCGGGATGTTTTATCGGGTGATAAACCCTTATTATTCCGTAAAGAGATTTATGCTTTGGCATGTATTATCGGCGGTAGCTTGTACTTTTTCGCCAGGAAGATGGGGATACTGACGCATATATCGGAAGTGCTTTGCATCGTGATTATTGTAACAATTAGAATGTTATCCGTAAGATATAATATTTCTTTACCTATAGTTCGTCAACCGCAGCAAAAGTAA
- a CDS encoding SRPBCC domain-containing protein, producing MKDYKQYFTVSASPEEVYMALTNPFTIELWSGEKAIMSTEPGSEFSLWEDSITGINLDFEENKLLRQAWDFGGQEPASIVTIKLHTDKKGTSLELVHINIPDEDYDQIVYGWKHYYIGSIIEFFKED from the coding sequence ATGAAAGACTATAAGCAATATTTTACGGTAAGCGCCAGCCCGGAGGAAGTTTACATGGCGTTAACCAACCCGTTCACGATCGAATTATGGTCCGGCGAGAAAGCGATTATGAGCACCGAACCCGGTTCAGAATTTTCATTGTGGGAAGATAGTATTACCGGGATCAACCTAGATTTTGAAGAAAACAAACTCCTAAGGCAAGCCTGGGACTTTGGGGGGCAAGAGCCTGCATCCATAGTAACGATCAAGTTACATACCGATAAAAAAGGAACGTCGTTGGAATTGGTTCATATCAATATCCCCGATGAGGATTATGACCAGATCGTTTACGGTTGGAAGCATTATTACATCGGCTCCATTATAGAGTTTTTCAAAGAAGATTAA